The Methylomonas montana DNA window TGCCGATCTCATGGAAAGGAACTCTGCAACAATACGCCGGACGCTTACACCGTGAACACGCCACCAAAACCGATGTTCGAATTATCGATTTTGTCGACACCGGTCATCCGGCTTTACTGCGGATGTGGGACAAACGCCAACGCGGATATCGGGCAATGGGCTACCGAATGACTGCCCCAAGCTGATCAACGAGCATTCGAATTCGATTGGTCATTTGAGAATTGAACCCGTAGCATTTTCGTCAGTGGAAAAAATTTACTATTTTGATAGAGACGGTAAAACCGAGGCAAAGTGCAAAACCTGAAATCGTGTATGCGATCGTGTACTTCTGGTTTTCATCATATAAATTTATATTTATTTCATTGACTTATAGTCATTTCTAGTCCGGTCTGAGCACCATTTATGCATCCAAACAGATGCAACCCAATCCAAAAACCCGCAAGTTTACTGGCTTCGCGGGTTTTTTATTGTCCAATGAAGTGCGTCAAAATCCAGTAACACTCGACAATTTATGCAGTAAGTTTTACAGTAACTTCCAATTTACGAAAAAAGTTACTGCAGTTACTGTAAATCGAGGTGTTCTGCATGGCAAAACATATACTTACCGACGCCACACTTCGCAATGCCAAGCCTGCCGCCAAGGACCGACGCCTGAATGACGGTAGCGGTCTTTATTTGTTGATCAAGCCCAACGGTGCCATGTGGTGGCGGTTTGATTACAGCATTGACGGCAAGCGCAAAACGCTATCACTGGGCGTTTACCCAACAACCGGTCTGGCCGATGCCAGACGCAAGGCCGAAGATGCTAGAGTTTCAGTTGCCAATGGCCAAGATCCCAGCGATAAGCGCAAGGAAGTCAAAGTCGCCCGTCAACTGGCCGCGGAAAACGAAAAGCGACTCGAGTCGGGTTTACCCATTATCGATAGTTTCGAATATGTGGCTCGCGAGTGGCACGAAAAGTTCAAAGCCAAATGGACGGAAGATCATGCCAGACGTTTGCTCACCCGGCTCGAATACGACGTATTCCCTTTTATTGGCAAACGTCCTATCGATCAGATTGATGCCCTGGAGTTGCTGGAAGTCATGCAACGCATGGAAGCCCGAGGCGTGATTGATACCACACACCGAGCCTTACAGAATTGTGGCCAGATTTTTCGTTATGGCGTGCTCACGCGGCGATGCGCTCGCGATCCTAGCAGTGATTTACGAGGTGCGTTAAGCCCCATCAGAAAAAGACACCATGCCAGCATCACCGATCCCAAACAAATTGCTGGATTGCTGAGAGCTATTGACGATTACCAAGGCTCCTTCATTTCAAAGTGCGCCCTGCAATTTTCCGCACTCACCTTTTGCCGTCCGGGCGAGATTCGGCATGCTGAATGGTCAGAAATCGATTTGACGGCAAAGCAATGGCGCATTCCGCCGGAGAAAATGAAAATGCGGCTCCAACATATCGTGCCACTGGCTACCCAGGCGGTTCATGTGTTGATGGAATTGCAACCGCTGACCGGTAGCGGCAAATATTTATTCCCATCCGAGCGCAGCTCGGCAAGACCCATGTCCGAAAACACAGTCAATGCCGCACTCAGGCGCATGGGCTACACCAAAGAAGAAATGACCGCCCATGGTTTTCGTTCCATGGCATCGACACGCTTGAATGAAATGCACTTCAATCGCGACCATATCGAGCGCCAATTGGCTCACTCAGAGGCCAACGATGTCAGAGCCGCCTACAATTACGCGGAATATCTCCCGGAACGAACAAAAATAATGATGCAGGCCTGGGCTGACCACTTGGACGAATTGAAATCTGGCGCCCATGTCATACCCTTTAGAAAGCAGAACTAGCCGTTTACCGTGCGAGTTTGGGCAGGAAATCCGCGCAGTGACGGGGCAAATCATCCACCGACCGGAACTGATGACGAGTACATAGCTCACCACCAAGATGCGAGCAGTCTCGGCAAAAGTGTCGATTATCCAAGGTATCGATGGGTTTGGCGGGCAGGATCCGATCAGCCCATTGCAATAACCACTGCCGTTTGTCTGGGTCTTTGCTACAGACTGTCAGTACCTCATCGATGACGATTGGATCGATTTCCTCAATCTCGGCCAGATAAGCCAGAAGCTTTTGCCGCTCACAGGCCGAAAGCGACTCTGTATGATCTGAATGACTTTTTTGTTGGGGAACCGAGGGAACGCGGAGAACATGCTGAAATGTCTGGGGTTGTGGCGGTTCTCCGCGCTTTAGTTTGGCTTGAATTCGGGGAACTCCGGAAGATGGAACAGGGATGGCCAAGTGTTGAAACAGCGTTTCAAGCATGGTCACCATCCTCGTTGGGCTGTAACCAATACAGATTTAATTTGCCAACACCGCTGATGGCGGTTTTTTTCGACCGCTTGCCTTGGTCATGTTCGACGATCCACTGTGCCGTTTCCAGCGCTTCCAGCACCCGATTGAAATCGAAATTGCCACCCGCATCCCTGAGTGCCGCACTGGTAAAGAGGTAAATCCGCTCACCGGCCCTATCCACATACCAGCCTGCTCGATCGGCACGCGGCTTTTCCTGCGGATTCATTTTGTCGGTGAATTTGCTGTCGCCATGTTTCAACAGGAAGTCAGTGACGTTCTGCAGGATTTGCCGATGTTCGGTCAGACCACTGCCTCGTGCGAGCATCCATTGCTGATACATCGCTTGGCAAGCGGACAAAGCTGAACCTAACGGCCAAGGCAAAATTCCGGCTTCGATCGCCAACTCGCCGGCCATGGCGTACAAGGCAAATTTCGAAGCGGCGCGCGCCGTTTGATTATCCGGGCAGAGGAATTGGGTTTCCAGTTGCAACAATACGCTGACAAAATCCGCGTCGCCCTGCTGAAGCAGGTATTCCACAAATCGCACGCCCGCATGTCCAAAGTGCCTGGCGCACTGTGTTCTGAAATGATCGGACAATGTTCGCCCGTCGCCGAATTGATGCAGTTCATCGAATACGCCAAAACGACGGGCTACCGGGATATTCAATAAGCGCATCAAATGCCCGGCCTTGGCCTGTTTACCGTTTTCCTGCATGGCCGCGGAAATGGAACGCTCACCGGTCGACAAAATCGATAGCCGCCAACGTTGAACCTGACGAGCCGCACCGATTTTGTTGGCACGCGTCTTACCGGTACCATTGCCAAGGCAATAGACAATGGCACCGATTTCTTGTGGGTCGGCTTCGTTAATTTCATCCAGACACAAACAGGTATCGGACAGCATCACCGCCACGCTTTCCATTCCATTGGAAGTTGCCCGCCAACTGCGCTTGAAATCCTCTCCGCCCCATACCGAAGCAGCCAGCACCAAGGCGGTAGTCTTACCGGTACTGGTATCGCCTATCCAGTGAATGCCACCCGATTCCTGATGCACCTTGGTCAGCAACGGGCCAGCCAATGCCACGCAAATAGACACCATCAATACCGAATTACCGATACACATGGCGGCTAATTGCTGCCATTGCAGAAACTCTCCGCCACATCGCAAGGACGCTGCTTGATGAATGGCATCACTCTGTAAATACACATCCTGATCGCCCAGAATGCGTTCGGGTAGTACAAACGTTTTGCCATTCGTGGTCCAACCCGTTCGCAAGGCCGCGATGATCACCTTGTCAGGCACCTGCCATTGCAGATAATCCGCGAGTTTGGCGCGATGACGCTGTTCAGTTTCCACGCCGGCCGCCAACAACTCGCCGCGCAGTTCCTCACCGGAACCGCGCAACAATTCCATCGGCATTGCCCACTGCCGCCAGCGCCCCAAGGTATCGAGAAACCGCAGCAACCTGCCAAAATACCGGCCGTCTTCGGTATGGGTGACCGCAGCGACATACAGAGGCGAACAAATGCGAATCGCCGTCGGCGTCACCGGTTTGCCGGCTGCGGTGGCGGATTGATAGCAAAACCAGACACCTGGCTTGCGTTTGCCATTGAGGTCAAACCAGTCATCCCGCACCAGGAAACAAGGTAAGTCCAATGCATCGAAAGTGATTCTCTCGATCGCTGAAGTGTATTTGTCTTGGTCGCCATGATGGGCCGAGCTGATGTCCTCCTCAGGCCCATCGAGATCCAGTGTTTCAGGTAGAAATCGCATCATTTCGCCCACTGGACTGGCGGTAAATCACAATTTGCTCACGCACCTGAACCCAGCGCTGGCCAACCGGCAAACAGGGATCATATTCGAAGGCCGGTTCGCTAAAATCTACCCACCTCGGCCATACCGCGACCAGTTCGGCGCCTTTCTGCAGCAATACTCTGGCAAGCGCCATCACCTCATCGTGACCAGCAGCCTGATCCAGTTGCCAGTCGACGATAAGAATCAGGCCCAGCACCGGCCAACGATAATGGCCCGGTGCTGAGTTAGACGGAAATACCAG harbors:
- a CDS encoding DUF927 domain-containing protein yields the protein MMRFLPETLDLDGPEEDISSAHHGDQDKYTSAIERITFDALDLPCFLVRDDWFDLNGKRKPGVWFCYQSATAAGKPVTPTAIRICSPLYVAAVTHTEDGRYFGRLLRFLDTLGRWRQWAMPMELLRGSGEELRGELLAAGVETEQRHRAKLADYLQWQVPDKVIIAALRTGWTTNGKTFVLPERILGDQDVYLQSDAIHQAASLRCGGEFLQWQQLAAMCIGNSVLMVSICVALAGPLLTKVHQESGGIHWIGDTSTGKTTALVLAASVWGGEDFKRSWRATSNGMESVAVMLSDTCLCLDEINEADPQEIGAIVYCLGNGTGKTRANKIGAARQVQRWRLSILSTGERSISAAMQENGKQAKAGHLMRLLNIPVARRFGVFDELHQFGDGRTLSDHFRTQCARHFGHAGVRFVEYLLQQGDADFVSVLLQLETQFLCPDNQTARAASKFALYAMAGELAIEAGILPWPLGSALSACQAMYQQWMLARGSGLTEHRQILQNVTDFLLKHGDSKFTDKMNPQEKPRADRAGWYVDRAGERIYLFTSAALRDAGGNFDFNRVLEALETAQWIVEHDQGKRSKKTAISGVGKLNLYWLQPNEDGDHA
- a CDS encoding tyrosine-type recombinase/integrase is translated as MAKHILTDATLRNAKPAAKDRRLNDGSGLYLLIKPNGAMWWRFDYSIDGKRKTLSLGVYPTTGLADARRKAEDARVSVANGQDPSDKRKEVKVARQLAAENEKRLESGLPIIDSFEYVAREWHEKFKAKWTEDHARRLLTRLEYDVFPFIGKRPIDQIDALELLEVMQRMEARGVIDTTHRALQNCGQIFRYGVLTRRCARDPSSDLRGALSPIRKRHHASITDPKQIAGLLRAIDDYQGSFISKCALQFSALTFCRPGEIRHAEWSEIDLTAKQWRIPPEKMKMRLQHIVPLATQAVHVLMELQPLTGSGKYLFPSERSSARPMSENTVNAALRRMGYTKEEMTAHGFRSMASTRLNEMHFNRDHIERQLAHSEANDVRAAYNYAEYLPERTKIMMQAWADHLDELKSGAHVIPFRKQN